A genomic region of Oncorhynchus mykiss isolate Arlee chromosome 4, USDA_OmykA_1.1, whole genome shotgun sequence contains the following coding sequences:
- the LOC110522498 gene encoding consortin yields MGNKSSSPSRDPDTDTTQREERTNTGTASGSGHPGPSPDLLASLQSLGEHNDHTLLPQSLHQIAEAYSLDEDYQWAVQFLQLEKLYHERLLSNLAALQEDWESQWRERNRVAESTSPAETNSTGQEHIEMLSQICRTHQRPMLSAKMSMADTVLKDSHNTRGQCDGREKERSPSHHGKVRVNNLVRPSEEDVKDTTSTGAVPHMAEEEGGEEGERGKEELEEEGQGVDEEEVFEESPEEEVQVVEWPLGVPQASAEDLDKLSQVEESSSADGLVSILKRRRASLDGLPPEGPDAAKHNSKRKVHFSQPEDGMEPDEVGGDSCLILLLLCLVTVVISLGGTALYCTLADTYSSICIDFSHNVDFYVVHVQRFLDRFSHWMPVRS; encoded by the exons ATGGGTAACAAGAGCAGCAGCCCCTCCAGAGACCCAGACACTGATACgactcagagagaggagagaaccaaCACTGGAACTGCCTCAG GAAGTGGTCACCCAGGCCCCAGCCCTGACCTGCTTGCCTCACTACAGTCATTGGGAGAACACAATgaccacacactgctgccacagtCTCtacaccag ATAGCAGAGGCCTACTCCCTGGATGAGGACT ACCAGTGGGCGGTGCAGTTCTTGCAGCTGGAGAAACTGTACCATGAGCGCCTCCTGTCCAATCTTGCTGCCCTGCAGGAGGACTGGG AGAGCCAATGGAGAGAGCGTAACAGAGTAGCAGAGAGCACCTCCCCAGCTGAGACCAACAGCACTGGACAGGAACACATAGAAATGCTGAGCCAGATCTGCAGGACGCACCAGAG ACCAATGCTTAGTGCGAAAATG AGCATGGCAGATACGGTGCTGAAAGACAGCCACAACACCAGGGGGCAGTGTGAtggtagagagaaagaaaggtcaCCATCCCATCATGGAAAAG TCAGAGTCAACAACCTTGTAAGACCGAGTGAGGAGGATGTTAAGGATACCACGTCAACAGGAGCTGTCCCTCACAtggctgaggaggagggaggagaggagggagagcgaggaaaGGAAGAGTTGGAGGAGGAAGGGCAGGGGGTGGATGAAGAGGAGGTGTTTGAGGAGAGTCCAGAAGAGGAGGTGCAGGTGGTGGAGTGGCCATTGGGGGTTCCCCAAGCCTCAGCCGAAGACCTGGACAAACTGTCTCAAGTGGAGGAG AGCTCCTCAGCAGATGGCCTGGTGTCCATTCTAAAGAGGAGGAGGGCATCGTTAGATGGCCTGCCCCCCGAGGGTCCCGATGcagccaaacacaactccaaacGAAAGGTGCACTTCAGCCAGCCAGAGGACGGCATGGAACCAG ACGAGGTGGGCGGAGACTCGTGTTTGATCCTGCTGTTGTTGTGCCTGGTAACCGTGGTGATCAGTCTGGGCGGGACGGCTCTGTACTGCACCCTAGCGGACACATACAGTAGCATCTGCATTGATTTCTCTCACAACGTAGACTTTTACGTTGTGCACGTACAACGCTTCCTGGATAGGTTCAGCCACTGGATGCCCGTACGATCATAG